GGTATTGCTCTTTGACTCCATCCCCGTCACGCCGTCGATCGAATACTTGGCGTTTTGCGGGGTAGCGAGAACCGAAGTCCCGGTTTCAAGGCCGGAGTTACCCGACAGGGTCAGGTCCGAACCGACACCGGTCTTGCTCGACGTCAGTACCATCCTGGATCCATTGGCATCGGTCAGGATGTTGGCGCTCAAGCCCTGGTTCGCATACTGGGAGTTAATCGAGTCACGGACCTGCTGCAACGTCGCGTTGGCAGGAATACTGACATCGAAGGAGTCGCTACCCTGCTTGATGGTCAACGTCGTCGGTACAGTGCCGGCATTGATGATCGAAGAAGCACCATCGGTGTAGACCTTGGAGGAGATTTTCGATGCGGTCGCCAACTGGGTGACCAGCAGCGAGAAGTTGCCCGCCGCCGCACCGTTGCCAGCGGTCACGGTAGCCACTTTTTCATCCGAGGACGTAGCGCTCAGACCGCTGAAAGTGGAGGCGGTTTTCATGTTGTCCAGTGCGCCACGGAACGCATCCAGCGCCGCCTGGATTTTGCCGATAGACGACAGCGAGGTGGTCGCTTTCAGCGTCTGGTTGTTGATCTGCGTCTGCTTCGGCGCTCTTTCGGAGTCAACCAAAGACTTCACGATCGCCTGGGTATCGATGTTCGAACCGATACCGCTAACCGTTGTACCCGCCATCATCTATCTCCTTGTGCTGTGGCTGCTGCTTTCTTGACGAATCGCGCCTCAAGCGCAGTCAGCAACAAAATTCATGCCAGATCAGACTTTGTCGTCAAACAGCAAGCTGCTTGCGTCCGAAAGACTCTGGGCCAGTTTCAGTGCAGCTTCCGACGGGATCTGACGGATCACGTCACCGGTTTCGGTGGCGATGACCTTGACCACGACCCGGCCGGTGGAATCATCAATGGAAAAATCCAGATTGCGCTGGGCGGCCTGGACAAATTCCTGAATATCGGTCACAGCCTTTTGCAGTTCGTCGCGCTTGGGCTCGGAGCCCGACGCCTCGACAGCTTCAGTCTTTGGCTGATCTTTTTTGTCAGTTACAGCAGGCGTTGCGCTTTGTGGGGCAACGGCGGGATAAGACAGGTTCAACTTGACGCTCATGTCCATGCTAGATCTCCTCGTCGCTCAAAAGACAAAAGGGCACGTAAACGCGCCCTTCCGTCACTCACCAAATTGCCGGAATTAACCCAGCAGTTTCAGCACAGCCGATGGCAGCTGGTTAGCCTGGGACAGGATCGCGGTGGAAGCCTGTTGCAGGGTTTGCTGCTTGGTCAGCTGAGCGGTTTCTGCCGCGAAGTCAACGTCCTGGATCACGCCACGAGCTGCAGTGGAGTTGTCCGAGATGGAGCGCAGGTTGGCCACGGTGCTGTCGAAACGGTTTTGTACCGCACCGAGGTCAGCACGCTGGGAGTCGATAGCCGAGATCGCCTGGGTGATCACATCAATGGCGTTCTGAGCGTTGGCAGCAGTGGTCACGTCAGTGTTGGCAACCGAAGTCTTGGCCGAGCTGGCGGTAGTACCGGTAGCTGCGAACAGGCCAGTCACACCAGCACCGCTCATCGAGTAACTGTTGGCGGAGTTCAGGGACACAGCACCAGTCACTTTGATAGCGGTTGCAGCGGCGGAAACCGCAGTACCGTAGCTACCGGAACCGTCTTTGGCGGCAACCTGGATACCGGCGACCGCACCAGCGTCACCACTGTTCAGGGTGATGTTCTCGCCAGTGTCGGATTTGATCGACAGGGTATTTGCCTTGGCATCGTAGTTAACGCTGATGCCCAGCTTGGCGGCGTTGGACTTCAGTTGGTCAGCCAGTTCAGCGGTGGTGGTCACACCAACCATGTTCACTGCGCTGCCGGTGCCCACTTGAATCGAGAAGTTGGCGCTGCCGGTGGCCGAGCCGGAAATGGCGGTGGTGTTGACGGTGAATTGTGCTTCGGTGCTGGCAGATGCAGTCACGCCACCAACAGCGGCTTTGTTGATCTGGGCAGCGGTAGTCTTGGCCGAATCGCCTGCTGCAACGGTGAAAGTCGAGGTCTGACCACCACCCACCAGAGTGACGGAACCACCGGCTACACCGGTTGCACTCGGCGGGATTGCCACGCTTTTCACTTGCTGCGAGCCGATGTTGTTAGCCGAAACGTCGCCCAGAGTCATGTTGATGGTCTGGTTCGAGTTGGCGCCAACCTGGAACTGGGTAGTACCGAAGGAACCGTCCAGCAGGTTACGACCACCGAAAGTGGTGGTGGTGGAAATACGGGTCAGTTCTGCAGTCAGAGCAGCGTATTCAGCGTTGTTCGACTTACGGTCGTCATCGCTTGGCGAGCCGTTGGCGGAAGCCAGGGCCAGGGTACGCATTTTTTGCAGGATGTTGGTGGACTCTTGCATCGCGCCTTCAGCAGTTTGCGCGATGGAGATACCGTCGCCGGCGTTCTTGATGGCAGTGCCCAGGCCGTTGATCTGGCTGGTCAGACGGTTGGAGATCTGCAGGCCAGCGGCGTCGTCTTTAGCGCTGTTGATACGCAGGCCGGAGGACAGGCGCTGCATCGAAGTCTGCAGGTTGCCGGAAGCTTTGTTCAGGTTGTTCTGAACGGTCAAGGAAGCAAGGTTGGTGTTTACTGTTAAAGCCATGACGAATTCCTCGTTGGATGGATACTTCGGCTTCCGGCCCTGACATCCGTCGGGTTTGGCCTAGAGAACCTACGTAATAGTTATCGTCGTGGTACCGGTTTGCTTGAGGGGTTTTTTCGAATTTTTTAATGGCAGGGTGCCAGCCCTTTGTTTTCAAGGGTTTAGAGCCAGAAAATCGGCGTCAAAAAAAGCAAAACGCCCGGAAATCGAAATTTCCGGGCGTTCTTTTTGCCGCTGCGATCGAGTGGATCAGCCGCGATAGAGAATCGCCGAACCCCACGAAAGGCCCACGCCAAAGCCGCTGATGGCGACGCGGGTCCAGGTGGAATCGAACACATGTTTCTGCAACAGCAGCGGAATGCTCGACGACACGGTGTTACCGGTTTCGAGCATGTCCTTGACGAATTTCTCCGGCTCGCCTTCTTCGAAGCGACGGGCAACGGCATCGACAATCGCCGCACTGCCCTGGTGAATGCAGAAGGCATTGATGTCGCTGGCCTGCAGATTCGACTCGGCCAGCAGCTCATGCAAATGCGCCGGGACCTTGAGCAAGGCGAAGTTGAAGACCTGGCGACCGTTCATGAAGAACACACCGTCAGTGACTTTCAGGTGCGGCGCACCGGAACCGTCAGTGCCGAACTTCGATTTGCCCAGTTGCCAGACGGCGTTTTCGCCCATCCAGGTGGCGGTGGCGGCATCGCCGAACAGCATGGTGGTGTTGCGATCTTCCGGATCGACGATCTTGGAATAAGGATCGGCGGTGATCAGCAGGCCGTTCTTCAGTCCGGCCGCTTCCATGAAACCTTTGATCGCGTAGAGGCCGTAGACGTAACCGGAACAGCCCAGGGAAATATCGAAAGCGGCGACATGGGTCGACAGGCCCAGTTTGTCCTGAACGATCGCAGCGGTATGCGGCAAACCTTCTTCGTCACCGTTCTGGGTGACGACGATCAGGCAGTCGATGGATTCACGCTTGAGTTCAGGATTGGCGGCGAACAGCGCATTGGCTGCTTCGACACACAGATCGGAGGTTTCCTGATCAGCACCCATGCGTGGCAAAAACGCGGAGCCGATCTTGCCAAGGATGAAGGTTTCGTCCTTGTCGAACTTTGCACCCTGGGCATAGTTATCAATCCCGGCTGCCGGCACGTAACTCGCAATATTTTTTATGCCAATCATTTATGGCTTCCCAATAATAAACAGCTGAACATCGCCGCTCGCTGAATCGAGGGCGTCTACAGTCGGGGCAAGGCCCCAGAAGAGCAACGTCGGGGCTCAGGAACAGGCCCTGAACACCCCTCACACCTTCACCGCCCGCAGACAGGATACAGTGAAGATGCGCGTTTTGACTGACGGGTCACTCGCCGATGCGGGCTTTATTTGATTTTGTGGTCGGGATCGCGCCCTGCCCCGCGCGGTTTGAGCCCCAAAAAAAACCCAAAAAAAAGCCAGCCCCCTGCAACAGGGGCCGGCCGCGAGCGGTCAGGACCGACTCAAAGCTTGTTGAACAGGCTCAACTGGGAAACCCTGGCAAAGGCCAATTGCGCGGCCTGCAGCATGGTCTGTTGCAGCGTCAGGCGAGTCAGCACTTCCGCCGGATCGGTGTTCTTGATCGAGTTGGTGGTCGATTCGTTGATCAGGCCGGTGCTGGTGTTCTGCTCGGTCTGCATATCCATCACGTTGCCCCGTGCACCGATCGCCCCCCGCGCCAGGTCGACCTGGTTCTTGGAGTTGTTCAGGTTGGCAAGGGACGAAGCGATCGTATCTTCCAGAAAACGCTGTTGGGCCGGCTTGCCCTGAGTCGGGGTATCGAGCGCCGCGCGCAGTTGGCTGATGGTGTCGAGCACGTTCTGAGTCTGGTGCGTGTTGACCGCGATGTCGAACTGATCACCGGCAACCGGATTTGGCGGCGTGCCACCCAGGGTGAAACTGACACCGGCCGCCGTGGCCACGCCGGCGGTCACGGCACCGGTCGTGACCGGGGTGCTGCTGCTGGTCAAAGGGCGAGCGTACAGTTCAAAGGTGCCTGGACCGGTGAACTTCAGGACCGCTCCGCCTTCCGGGAAAAAGTTCTTGTAGTCGGCGGCATTGGTCACCGTCGTCTGGCTGATGATGGCGGTCGACGTATTACCCGGTGCCCGGTTGGCCACAAAGCTGTCCGGCTTGGCTGCCAGCTGGAAACTGTGGCCGGCGATCACCGCGTCGGAAGCCGCGGTGTCGGAAGGATTGTCGCCAGCCTGGTAGGTGATATCCAACTTGAAGGTCACGCCACGGAAGTCGATGTCGGACCCGCCTTTGACATTCGGATCGAACTTGCCGCCGCCGGTCGATTCAGCGGTCACGTCATTACCCGCCGCATCGGTGATCACATATTGCGTGCTGCTGGTAAACGACAGCGTGTAAGGCTGGCCACTGCGGAAATTGGAGTCGAACGCCGGACCGGAATTCACCAGCCCCGGTGACAGCGACACTCGCCCGTCGTCGACGGCCGGTGCCGTCATGGTGGTGGAACTGCGGGCCGCGTTGATCGCCTGCTGGAAGACTTCCCAGCCGGTATCGTTCAAGCCCAGGGACATCGAGTCACCGATTTTCAGCTCCAACTGGGTCTGGTCGCCCTGATAGCTGTAGGTACCGTCGCTGTTTTTCACAAATGGCTGGGTGTTGTTGCTGGCGCCGGAGAAGATGTACTTGCCGTTGGCGTCCTTGCTGTTCATCAGGGTCAGCAGTTGTTCTTCGGACTGCTTGAGCTCGGCCGAGATGGACTTGCGGTCGTCGTCGTTCAACGAACCGCCACCGGCGCGCACCGTCAGCTCACTGACCTTCTGCATCACGTTGTTGATGCTGTCCAGCACGCTTTCTTCCTGCGCCTGAGCGGTGTTCAACGCGTTGATGTTGGTGGTGTACTGACCCAGCAGAGCTTTTTGCTGCTCAAGCTGCAACAACCGCGCGGCGCCAACCGGATCGTCCGCCGCAGTATTGAGTTTGACCCCGCTGCTGGCCTGATCGGCAGTCTTCACGACGTTGTTCATGTTGCGGGAATAGTTGGCAGCCGTAGCGGCGTAATACTGTGCGGTAGAAATGCGCATGTTCTACGGCTCCTTAAAGGGCATTGATCAGGGTGCTGAAGATTTCCTGCGCAGTCTTGATGATCTGCGAAGACGCCGTGTAGTACTGCTGATACTTGGTCAGGTTGCCCGCCTCTTCGTCGAGGTCGA
This genomic interval from Pseudomonas putida contains the following:
- a CDS encoding flagellar protein FlaG, which encodes MDMSVKLNLSYPAVAPQSATPAVTDKKDQPKTEAVEASGSEPKRDELQKAVTDIQEFVQAAQRNLDFSIDDSTGRVVVKVIATETGDVIRQIPSEAALKLAQSLSDASSLLFDDKV
- a CDS encoding flagellin, translating into MALTVNTNLASLTVQNNLNKASGNLQTSMQRLSSGLRINSAKDDAAGLQISNRLTSQINGLGTAIKNAGDGISIAQTAEGAMQESTNILQKMRTLALASANGSPSDDDRKSNNAEYAALTAELTRISTTTTFGGRNLLDGSFGTTQFQVGANSNQTINMTLGDVSANNIGSQQVKSVAIPPSATGVAGGSVTLVGGGQTSTFTVAAGDSAKTTAAQINKAAVGGVTASASTEAQFTVNTTAISGSATGSANFSIQVGTGSAVNMVGVTTTAELADQLKSNAAKLGISVNYDAKANTLSIKSDTGENITLNSGDAGAVAGIQVAAKDGSGSYGTAVSAAATAIKVTGAVSLNSANSYSMSGAGVTGLFAATGTTASSAKTSVANTDVTTAANAQNAIDVITQAISAIDSQRADLGAVQNRFDSTVANLRSISDNSTAARGVIQDVDFAAETAQLTKQQTLQQASTAILSQANQLPSAVLKLLG
- a CDS encoding ketoacyl-ACP synthase III gives rise to the protein MIGIKNIASYVPAAGIDNYAQGAKFDKDETFILGKIGSAFLPRMGADQETSDLCVEAANALFAANPELKRESIDCLIVVTQNGDEEGLPHTAAIVQDKLGLSTHVAAFDISLGCSGYVYGLYAIKGFMEAAGLKNGLLITADPYSKIVDPEDRNTTMLFGDAATATWMGENAVWQLGKSKFGTDGSGAPHLKVTDGVFFMNGRQVFNFALLKVPAHLHELLAESNLQASDINAFCIHQGSAAIVDAVARRFEEGEPEKFVKDMLETGNTVSSSIPLLLQKHVFDSTWTRVAISGFGVGLSWGSAILYRG
- a CDS encoding flagellar hook-associated protein 3, giving the protein MRISTAQYYAATAANYSRNMNNVVKTADQASSGVKLNTAADDPVGAARLLQLEQQKALLGQYTTNINALNTAQAQEESVLDSINNVMQKVSELTVRAGGGSLNDDDRKSISAELKQSEEQLLTLMNSKDANGKYIFSGASNNTQPFVKNSDGTYSYQGDQTQLELKIGDSMSLGLNDTGWEVFQQAINAARSSTTMTAPAVDDGRVSLSPGLVNSGPAFDSNFRSGQPYTLSFTSSTQYVITDAAGNDVTAESTGGGKFDPNVKGGSDIDFRGVTFKLDITYQAGDNPSDTAASDAVIAGHSFQLAAKPDSFVANRAPGNTSTAIISQTTVTNAADYKNFFPEGGAVLKFTGPGTFELYARPLTSSSTPVTTGAVTAGVATAAGVSFTLGGTPPNPVAGDQFDIAVNTHQTQNVLDTISQLRAALDTPTQGKPAQQRFLEDTIASSLANLNNSKNQVDLARGAIGARGNVMDMQTEQNTSTGLINESTTNSIKNTDPAEVLTRLTLQQTMLQAAQLAFARVSQLSLFNKL